One genomic segment of Fusobacterium nucleatum includes these proteins:
- a CDS encoding TetR/AcrR family transcriptional regulator: MARKGAYTKEMILEAAIKLFKKEGSDAITAKNIAKELNCSVAPIYSVYLSLDDLKKDLAFEIEKNILEEKNIHPLLSKMLAKLEVNDTDEQFLSKLEEIKRNILNKDSKMSIFSQFSELISLICQTKKTKFSKLKILEIIAKHKKYITEFKNNKSR; this comes from the coding sequence ATGGCTAGGAAAGGTGCTTATACTAAGGAAATGATACTTGAAGCTGCTATAAAACTCTTTAAAAAAGAAGGTTCAGATGCTATAACTGCAAAAAATATTGCAAAAGAACTTAATTGTTCAGTAGCACCTATATATTCTGTTTACTTGAGTTTAGATGATTTGAAAAAGGATTTAGCTTTTGAAATTGAAAAAAACATACTTGAAGAAAAAAATATTCATCCTTTACTTTCAAAAATGCTTGCTAAATTAGAAGTAAATGACACTGATGAGCAATTTTTATCTAAATTAGAAGAAATTAAAAGAAATATATTAAATAAAGATAGTAAAATGAGTATTTTTTCTCAATTTTCAGAGCTCATATCTTTAATTTGCCAAACAAAAAAAACTAAATTTTCAAAACTAAAAATTCTTGAAATTATTGCAAAACATAAAAAATATATAACAGAATTTAAAAATAATAAGAGTAGATAG
- a CDS encoding flavodoxin family protein gives MKTLIIYSSETGNTKMVCEKAFEYINGEKVIIPIKEKDSINLDEFDNIVVGTWIDKANANAEARKFINTLSNKKIFFIGTLAASLESEHAKKCFNNLTKLCSKKNNFVDGVLTRGKVSKDLQEKFTKFPLNIIHKFVPNMKEIILEADCHPNESDFLLIKGFIDKNFNY, from the coding sequence ATGAAAACTTTAATAATTTATTCATCTGAAACTGGAAATACAAAAATGGTTTGTGAAAAAGCTTTTGAATATATAAATGGAGAAAAGGTTATTATTCCTATTAAAGAAAAAGATAGTATAAACTTAGATGAGTTTGATAACATTGTTGTAGGAACTTGGATAGATAAAGCTAATGCCAATGCAGAAGCTAGAAAATTTATTAATACTTTATCTAACAAAAAAATATTTTTTATAGGAACTTTGGCAGCTTCTTTGGAATCTGAACATGCTAAAAAATGTTTTAATAATCTTACAAAACTTTGTTCTAAAAAAAATAATTTTGTTGATGGAGTTTTAACAAGAGGAAAGGTTTCAAAGGATTTACAAGAAAAATTTACTAAATTTCCTTTAAATATTATTCATAAATTTGTTCCTAATATGAAAGAAATAATTTTAGAAGCTGATTGCCACCCTAATGAAAGTGATTTTTTGTTAATCAAAGGTTTTATAGACAAAAATTTCAATTATTGA
- a CDS encoding ABC transporter ATP-binding protein: MKNRSTFNIVSNLLKLLDSLWKFMTIAVSTGVIGFIFSFCITLFGAYAFLSVIPATKDSLKYVFGGGYSTQTYFYAMIFCGFFRAILHYLEQFANHYIAFHILAEIRVKLFKIMRKLAPAKMENKNQGNLISMITSDIELLEVFYAHTISPVLIAFFTSIFLFLYFFQLNYIYALYMLFAQFIVGIVVPYIAHKRSAKSGIEVRNKLGKLNDEFLDKLKGIREIIQYSQGKKILKKIDEITSSLGENQKDLRNKASEVQMMVDSAIIILSIAQLLLSLFLISKGLVSIEATILAAVLQVGSFAPYINLAALGNILAQTFASGERVLNLMDEKPAVSDNVSIVNDDITENDDILIDNISYSYENTDNKILKDFSLKIKKGQLTGIMGPSGCGKSTLLKLIMRFWDVDSGKIVLDRKDVKATPLKNLYQKFNYMTQSTSLFIGNIRDNLLVAKADATDEEIYTALKKASFYDYVMSLPDKLDSVVEEGGKNFSGGERQRIGLARAFLANREFFLLDEPTSNLDILNEAIILKSLADEAKDKTVILVSHRESTLSICNNIFKI, translated from the coding sequence ATGAAAAATCGGTCAACTTTTAATATAGTATCTAACTTATTAAAACTTTTAGACTCTCTTTGGAAATTTATGACTATTGCTGTGTCAACTGGTGTTATTGGATTTATATTTTCTTTTTGTATAACACTTTTCGGAGCTTATGCCTTTTTAAGTGTTATCCCTGCCACAAAAGATAGTCTTAAATATGTTTTTGGTGGAGGATATTCAACTCAAACATATTTTTATGCAATGATATTCTGTGGATTTTTTAGAGCTATTTTACATTACTTAGAGCAATTTGCAAACCATTATATAGCTTTTCATATTTTGGCAGAAATAAGAGTTAAGCTATTTAAAATTATGAGAAAACTTGCTCCTGCTAAAATGGAAAATAAAAATCAAGGGAATTTAATTTCTATGATAACATCAGATATTGAGCTTTTAGAAGTTTTCTATGCTCATACTATTTCACCTGTTTTAATTGCATTTTTTACAAGTATTTTCTTGTTCTTGTATTTCTTTCAATTAAATTATATCTATGCACTATATATGTTGTTTGCACAATTTATTGTAGGTATTGTTGTTCCTTATATAGCACATAAAAGGTCAGCAAAATCTGGTATAGAAGTTAGAAATAAATTAGGAAAATTAAATGATGAATTTTTAGATAAATTAAAAGGAATAAGAGAAATTATACAATATTCACAAGGTAAAAAAATATTGAAAAAAATTGATGAAATAACTTCATCTTTGGGAGAAAATCAAAAAGATTTAAGAAATAAAGCATCAGAAGTTCAAATGATGGTTGATTCTGCTATAATAATACTTTCTATTGCTCAGTTGCTTTTAAGCCTTTTCTTAATTTCAAAAGGCTTAGTAAGTATTGAAGCTACTATCTTAGCAGCAGTTTTACAAGTCGGAAGCTTCGCCCCTTATATTAATCTAGCTGCTCTTGGAAATATACTTGCTCAAACTTTTGCATCTGGAGAAAGAGTTTTAAATCTAATGGATGAAAAGCCAGCAGTGAGTGATAATGTTTCTATTGTAAATGATGATATTACAGAAAATGATGATATCCTTATAGATAATATTTCTTATTCTTATGAAAATACTGATAATAAAATTTTAAAAGATTTTTCTTTAAAAATAAAAAAAGGACAATTAACTGGAATTATGGGTCCAAGTGGTTGTGGAAAATCTACTCTTTTAAAATTAATTATGAGGTTCTGGGATGTAGATTCAGGTAAAATTGTTTTAGATAGAAAGGATGTAAAGGCTACTCCTTTAAAAAATCTATATCAAAAATTTAACTATATGACACAATCTACTAGCTTATTTATTGGAAATATAAGAGATAATTTATTGGTTGCAAAAGCTGATGCCACTGATGAAGAAATCTATACTGCATTGAAAAAAGCTTCATTTTATGACTATGTTATGTCTTTACCTGACAAATTAGATAGTGTAGTTGAAGAAGGTGGAAAGAATTTTTCTGGTGGAGAAAGACAAAGAATTGGACTTGCTAGAGCTTTCCTTGCTAATAGAGAATTTTTCTTATTAGATGAACCAACTTCTAATTTGGATATATTAAATGAAGCTATAATTTTAAAATCATTGGCTGATGAAGCAAAAGATAAAACTGTTATTTTGGTATCACATAGAGAGTCCACACTTTCTATATGTAACAACATATTTAAAATTTAA
- a CDS encoding ABC transporter ATP-binding protein/permease: protein MIDKRLYNFSGNIKKYISITTFLSCVKLIANIFFYFIFAFLLVSLINRDFSFSYSYIIISILIIVFVRQFSTIKVAHMLGNLVVDVKRNLRKLIFEKTLKLGLAYSQLFKTQELIHLSVDNVEQLEVYFGGFLTQFYYCIVSSFILFFSIAYFNLKIAFILLGFSLAIPLSLYIILNKVKKIQKKYFAKYMNVGTLFLDSLQGLTTLKIYGTDEKREEEIAKMSEEFRIETMKVLKMQLLSIAVINWIIYAGTILAIVTSVKLFLNGSLGLFPMLFIFMLAPEFFIPMRTLTSLFHVAMTGVSAAENIISFVDSPERNNNGNKEFKNENEIKVSKLNFSYPDGTQSLKDIDMSFKKGNLTAVVGHSGCGKSTLVSVLSGELKSKENEIFVDDIDIQNIKIEDKIKNILKITHDSHIFSGTVRENLTMANENLSDETMIEVLKKVKLWDIFSKYKGLDTSLESQGKNLSGGQAQRVALARALLYDASVYIFDEATSNIDIESEEIILNIIYSLSKEKTVIYISHRLPAIKNADCIYVMDKGKVIESGKHDELYAKKELYYNMYKHQEELETYLTKRGENNEKSVNF from the coding sequence ATGATTGATAAGAGATTATACAATTTTTCAGGAAACATAAAAAAATATATATCAATAACAACTTTTTTATCCTGTGTAAAGCTTATTGCCAATATATTTTTTTACTTTATCTTTGCTTTTTTATTAGTAAGTTTAATTAATAGAGATTTTTCATTCTCTTACAGCTATATAATTATTTCAATATTAATTATAGTTTTTGTAAGACAATTCTCAACAATTAAAGTTGCACATATGCTAGGAAATTTAGTTGTTGATGTAAAAAGAAATCTAAGAAAACTTATATTTGAAAAAACATTAAAGCTTGGTTTAGCTTACTCACAACTTTTTAAAACACAGGAGCTGATACATTTATCAGTTGATAATGTAGAACAACTTGAAGTTTATTTTGGAGGATTCTTAACTCAATTTTATTATTGTATTGTTTCTAGTTTTATTTTATTTTTTTCAATAGCATATTTTAATTTAAAAATTGCTTTTATTTTACTTGGATTTTCTTTGGCTATTCCTTTATCACTATATATTATTTTAAATAAGGTTAAAAAAATCCAAAAAAAATATTTTGCAAAATATATGAATGTCGGAACTTTATTTTTAGATAGTTTACAAGGTCTAACAACTCTTAAAATATATGGAACAGATGAAAAAAGAGAAGAAGAAATAGCTAAGATGTCAGAGGAATTTAGAATTGAAACTATGAAAGTTTTAAAAATGCAACTTCTGTCTATTGCAGTGATTAACTGGATTATCTATGCTGGTACTATACTTGCAATAGTAACTTCTGTTAAATTATTTTTAAATGGAAGTTTAGGCTTATTCCCTATGTTATTTATATTTATGTTAGCACCTGAATTTTTTATTCCAATGAGAACATTAACTTCACTTTTTCATGTTGCTATGACTGGTGTTTCAGCAGCAGAAAATATTATTTCTTTTGTTGATTCACCTGAAAGAAATAATAATGGAAATAAAGAATTTAAAAACGAAAATGAAATTAAAGTTTCTAAGTTAAATTTCTCATATCCAGATGGTACTCAATCTTTAAAAGATATAGATATGTCTTTTAAAAAGGGAAATCTAACAGCTGTTGTAGGACATTCTGGTTGTGGAAAATCTACATTAGTTTCTGTTTTATCTGGGGAATTAAAATCTAAGGAAAATGAAATTTTTGTTGATGATATTGATATACAAAATATAAAAATAGAAGATAAGATTAAAAATATTTTAAAAATTACTCATGATTCACATATATTTTCTGGAACAGTTAGAGAAAACTTGACTATGGCTAATGAAAATTTAAGTGATGAAACTATGATAGAAGTTCTTAAAAAAGTTAAACTATGGGATATTTTCTCAAAATATAAAGGACTTGATACAAGTTTAGAAAGTCAAGGAAAAAATCTATCTGGTGGACAGGCTCAAAGGGTGGCACTTGCGAGAGCTTTACTATATGATGCCTCTGTTTACATATTTGATGAAGCAACTTCAAATATAGATATTGAATCTGAAGAAATTATTTTAAATATTATTTATTCTTTATCTAAAGAAAAAACTGTTATCTATATTAGCCATAGACTACCAGCTATTAAAAATGCTGATTGTATCTATGTTATGGATAAAGGAAAAGTTATTGAAAGTGGAAAACATGATGAATTATATGCTAAAAAAGAGCTTTATTACAATATGTATAAACATCAAGAAGAATTGGAAACTTATTTAACAAAGAGAGGTGAAAACAATGAAAAATCGGTCAACTTTTAA
- a CDS encoding ShlB/FhaC/HecB family hemolysin secretion/activation protein translates to MFRKIFLLSLLIFSLSYAVDEIDIEKRRQKQQDFDNLIKSQDFSVPKNIGDNEQKNLILNVNSIDLEGNTIFEDFQIDALLRKYVGKDRDIYALINELENKYIEKGYVTTKVGLNTEKSDFENGNISLFVLEGKIDKVFYDGKENKFKTFITFPQRENNILNIRDLDQGIDNLGDNSKIDIKASDKNEYSNIYIKRDNKPISFGVNYNDLGQFDTSRHRLRYFLNTHNIFGLNESLDFSYQNKLQRQYKERDTKNFSFGVSVPFKYWTFSYSYDSSEYLRTINVQNRKYRAAGKTKNQTFAIRKMLHRNENHKIDIGAKITLKDSKNYIDDVRLVSSSRKLSVLTVDTTYTGRIFSGLLSTNVGVSFGLERFAANKDKEEWFRNEYTPKAQFRKYNVNISWYKPIDKFYYKINLGGQYSKDILYSQEKIGIGDDTTVRGFKDESTQGDKGFYIRNEIGYKGNQFLEPYIAYDYGRVFNNKVNEDKVETLQGVAIGIKGYFKGFEGSFTLAKPIDKPRYFKNNRPVAYTTITYRF, encoded by the coding sequence ATGTTTAGAAAAATATTTTTATTATCTTTGTTAATTTTTTCTTTGTCTTATGCTGTTGATGAAATAGATATAGAAAAAAGAAGACAAAAACAACAAGATTTTGATAACTTAATAAAAAGTCAAGATTTTTCTGTGCCCAAAAATATTGGCGATAATGAACAAAAAAATTTAATTCTAAATGTAAACTCTATTGACTTGGAAGGCAATACAATATTTGAAGATTTCCAAATTGATGCTCTCTTAAGGAAATATGTGGGTAAAGATAGGGATATCTATGCACTGATAAATGAGTTAGAAAATAAATATATAGAAAAGGGATATGTTACTACAAAAGTTGGACTTAATACAGAAAAGTCTGATTTTGAAAATGGTAATATATCTCTTTTTGTTTTAGAAGGAAAAATAGATAAAGTTTTCTATGATGGTAAAGAGAATAAGTTTAAAACCTTTATAACCTTTCCACAGAGGGAAAATAATATTTTAAATATTAGAGATTTAGATCAAGGAATTGATAATCTTGGTGATAATTCAAAGATAGATATTAAAGCTAGTGATAAAAATGAATATAGTAACATATATATTAAAAGAGACAATAAGCCTATAAGTTTTGGAGTAAACTACAATGATTTAGGACAGTTTGATACTTCAAGACATAGACTTAGATATTTTCTAAATACTCATAATATATTTGGATTAAATGAGAGTTTAGATTTTTCTTATCAAAACAAATTACAAAGGCAATACAAAGAAAGAGATACAAAAAATTTTAGTTTTGGGGTATCTGTTCCTTTTAAATATTGGACTTTTAGCTATAGCTATGATAGTTCAGAATATCTTCGTACAATTAATGTTCAAAATAGAAAATACAGAGCAGCAGGAAAAACAAAAAATCAAACATTTGCTATAAGAAAGATGTTACATAGAAATGAAAATCATAAAATAGACATAGGAGCAAAAATAACTTTAAAAGACTCAAAAAACTATATTGATGATGTGCGATTAGTTTCTAGTTCAAGGAAATTATCTGTTTTAACGGTGGATACAACATACACAGGAAGGATATTTTCAGGCTTATTGAGTACAAATGTTGGAGTAAGTTTTGGATTAGAAAGATTTGCAGCCAATAAAGATAAAGAAGAATGGTTTAGAAATGAATATACTCCAAAAGCACAATTTAGAAAATATAATGTAAACATATCTTGGTATAAACCAATAGATAAATTTTACTATAAGATAAATCTTGGAGGACAATATTCAAAGGATATATTGTATTCGCAAGAAAAAATAGGAATAGGTGATGATACAACTGTAAGAGGATTTAAAGATGAATCAACACAAGGAGATAAAGGATTCTATATTAGAAATGAGATAGGATATAAAGGAAATCAATTTTTAGAACCATATATTGCTTATGACTATGGTAGAGTTTTTAATAATAAAGTAAATGAAGATAAGGTAGAAACTCTTCAAGGTGTAGCAATAGGAATAAAAGGATATTTTAAAGGTTTTGAAGGAAGTTTTACCTTAGCAAAACCAATAGATAAACCAAGATATTTTAAAAATAATAGACCTGTGGCATATACAACTATAACATATAGATTTTAA